From the Bacteroidota bacterium genome, one window contains:
- a CDS encoding T9SS type A sorting domain-containing protein — MLKKNLIALCLMITGLNFSSFSQTYNMGNDTVSTCSGIFYDSGGPLANYYLNQNLTMTFNSSNGNRLLFNFSSLSTVYNLNVYDGNTLNAPLIGSYSGVLGPFSVQSSGTSLTFRFITGNVSAQSAGWAATISCSTPVLAAYPLNNGQTVTACNGIFYDDGGADSLYAINKTSTMTFCPTTSNDYLIFNFPTQFELASGDTLFVYSGSTASTAPIGVYVGSNVGAIISSPQAGACITFKFISDGVSNTVGWEGIMTCSATNPRYTMNMVSGTIPTCGGLFYDNGGPTGNYKTNSNSLVTFNSSNGNRLLFNFSSLSTVYNLNVYDGNTLNAPLIGSYSGVLGPFSVQSSGTSLTFRFITGNVSAQSAGWAATISCSTPVLAAYPLNNGQTVTACNGIFYDDGGADSLYAINQTSTMTFCPTTSNDYLIFNFPTQFELASGDTLFVYSGSTASTAPIGVYVGSNVGAIISSPQAGACITFKFISDGVSNTVGWEGIMTCSATNPRYTMNMVSGTIPTCGGLFYDNGGPTGNYKTNSNSLVTFNSSNGNRLLFNFSSLSTVYNLNVYDGNTLNAPLIGSYSGVLGPFSVQSSGTALTFQFITGNVSAQSAGWAATISCSTPVLTAYPLNNGQTVTACDGIFYDDGGADSFYALNQTSTMTFCPTTSNDYLIFNFPNQFELASGDTLFVYSGSTASTAPIGVYVGSNVGAIISSPQAGACITFKFISDGVYNTSGWQGIMTCSTFPVYTMSMISGTINTCGGLFYDSGGPNLNYKLNSSHTVTFNSTSGCSIKFDFSSLTTTYGLNAYDGTTTAAPLIGSYGSGIAPFTVQSSGSSITFQFITGNIAAQSMGWGASISCPGTTSATIAANGPSAICYGDSLVLTANSAASYSWNTGDTTQSIIVKNTGLYFVTITNNLGCVASSPIYSLLVNTIPTQPVIQQSNNSLICGAFTSYQWYLNSGVIIGADSMQHVVTQNGSYTVQVTDSNGCKNISAPFNFNSVGINQYNKDADLQIVPNPNSGRFKISLLKKEVVKLTILNLLGDIIYETEPSKGEIVLPMKLIGIYLLRVQIKDSTYYKKIIFE, encoded by the coding sequence ATGTTAAAAAAGAACCTAATTGCCTTATGCCTGATGATAACTGGCTTAAACTTCAGCTCCTTTTCTCAAACTTATAACATGGGTAATGATACTGTTTCTACTTGTAGTGGAATTTTTTATGACAGCGGTGGACCTTTGGCTAACTATTATCTTAATCAAAATTTAACGATGACATTTAATTCATCGAATGGAAATCGCTTGCTGTTTAATTTCAGTTCCTTGAGTACAGTTTATAATTTAAATGTGTACGATGGCAATACTCTAAATGCTCCTCTGATAGGGTCGTATAGCGGTGTTTTAGGACCATTCAGTGTTCAATCTTCTGGCACTTCTCTTACCTTTCGATTTATTACTGGCAATGTTTCTGCACAATCTGCAGGATGGGCAGCCACCATATCCTGTTCAACTCCAGTGCTAGCTGCTTATCCACTAAACAATGGACAAACTGTAACCGCATGTAACGGTATTTTTTATGACGATGGTGGAGCTGATTCACTTTATGCTATAAACAAAACCTCAACAATGACTTTTTGCCCTACTACTTCGAATGATTACCTTATTTTTAACTTCCCCACACAGTTCGAATTAGCGTCGGGTGATACACTTTTTGTTTATAGCGGTAGCACTGCTTCAACGGCACCTATAGGTGTTTATGTAGGTTCAAATGTAGGCGCTATTATTTCTTCACCTCAAGCGGGTGCTTGTATTACTTTTAAATTTATTTCAGATGGAGTTTCTAACACAGTTGGTTGGGAAGGAATAATGACTTGTTCTGCCACAAATCCGCGGTATACTATGAACATGGTTAGTGGTACAATTCCTACTTGTGGAGGATTGTTTTATGATAATGGCGGACCAACCGGCAATTATAAAACGAATAGCAATAGCCTGGTAACTTTTAATTCATCGAATGGAAATCGCTTGCTGTTTAATTTCAGTTCCTTGAGTACTGTTTATAATTTAAATGTGTACGATGGCAATACGCTAAATGCTCCTCTGATAGGTTCGTATAGCGGTGTTTTAGGACCATTCAGTGTTCAATCCTCTGGCACTTCTCTTACCTTTCGATTTATTACTGGCAATGTTTCTGCACAATCTGCAGGATGGGCAGCCACCATATCCTGTTCAACTCCAGTGCTAGCTGCTTATCCGCTAAACAATGGACAAACTGTAACCGCATGTAACGGTATTTTTTATGACGATGGTGGAGCTGATTCACTTTATGCTATAAACCAAACCTCAACAATGACTTTTTGCCCTACTACTTCGAATGATTACCTTATTTTTAACTTCCCCACACAGTTCGAATTAGCGTCGGGTGATACACTTTTTGTTTATAGCGGTAGCACTGCTTCAACGGCACCTATTGGTGTTTATGTAGGTTCAAATGTAGGCGCTATTATTTCTTCACCTCAAGCGGGTGCTTGTATTACTTTTAAATTTATTTCAGATGGAGTTTCTAACACAGTTGGTTGGGAAGGAATAATGACTTGTTCTGCCACAAATCCGCGGTATACTATGAACATGGTTAGTGGTACAATTCCTACTTGTGGAGGATTGTTTTATGATAATGGCGGACCAACCGGCAATTATAAAACGAATAGCAATAGCCTGGTAACTTTTAATTCATCGAATGGAAATCGCTTGCTGTTTAATTTCAGTTCGTTGAGTACTGTTTATAATTTAAATGTGTACGATGGCAATACGCTAAATGCTCCTCTGATAGGTTCGTATAGCGGTGTTTTAGGGCCATTCAGTGTTCAATCCTCCGGCACTGCGCTTACCTTTCAGTTTATTACAGGCAATGTTTCTGCACAATCTGCAGGATGGGCAGCCACCATATCCTGTTCAACTCCAGTGCTAACTGCTTATCCACTAAACAATGGACAAACTGTAACCGCATGTGACGGTATTTTTTATGACGATGGTGGAGCAGATTCATTTTATGCTTTAAACCAAACCTCAACAATGACCTTTTGCCCTACTACTTCGAACGATTACCTTATTTTTAATTTCCCTAATCAGTTCGAATTAGCGTCGGGTGATACACTTTTTGTTTATAGCGGTAGCACTGCTTCAACAGCTCCTATTGGTGTTTATGTAGGTTCAAATGTAGGCGCTATTATTTCTTCGCCTCAAGCGGGTGCTTGTATCACTTTTAAATTTATTTCGGATGGAGTTTATAACACATCTGGTTGGCAAGGAATAATGACTTGCTCAACTTTTCCAGTTTACACAATGAGTATGATTAGCGGAACAATTAATACTTGTGGTGGATTGTTTTATGATAGCGGTGGGCCAAACCTAAACTACAAGCTCAACAGCTCACACACTGTAACTTTTAATTCAACAAGCGGCTGTTCCATAAAATTTGATTTTAGTTCACTCACCACAACTTATGGTTTAAATGCATATGATGGGACCACAACAGCTGCACCTTTAATTGGCTCGTATGGTAGTGGAATAGCGCCATTCACAGTTCAATCAAGCGGCTCTTCAATAACTTTTCAATTTATTACAGGAAACATAGCTGCTCAATCAATGGGATGGGGGGCATCAATTTCATGTCCAGGTACAACAAGTGCAACAATAGCTGCAAATGGACCATCTGCTATATGCTATGGTGATTCATTGGTACTAACAGCGAATTCAGCAGCTTCGTATAGTTGGAACACCGGAGATACAACGCAGTCAATAATTGTAAAAAATACAGGTTTATATTTTGTAACCATTACGAATAATCTAGGTTGTGTTGCAAGTTCACCAATTTATTCGTTATTAGTAAACACTATTCCAACGCAGCCGGTCATCCAACAAAGTAATAATAGTTTAATTTGTGGTGCATTTACGAGTTACCAATGGTATTTGAATAGTGGAGTAATAATTGGTGCAGATTCTATGCAACATGTAGTTACTCAAAATGGAAGTTATACTGTACAAGTTACGGATTCGAATGGCTGTAAAAATATTTCTGCACCATTTAATTTTAATTCCGTTGGGATAAATCAATATAACAAAGATGCCGATTTACAAATTGTACCCAACCCTAATAGCGGAAGATTTAAAATTAGTTTACTAAAAAAGGAAGTAGTTAAATTAACTATTTTAAATTTATTAGGAGATATTATTTACGAAACAGAACCTAGCAAAGGAGAAATTGTGCTACCAATGAAATTGATTGGGATTTATTTGTTAAGAGTTCAAATAAAAGACTCAACATACTACAAAAAAATAATCTTTGAATAG
- a CDS encoding bifunctional folylpolyglutamate synthase/dihydrofolate synthase: MNYKQALDYLYASLPMFQRIGAAAYRADLTNTVALCKLLKNPEKKFKTIHIAGTNGKGSVSHLLASILQSAGYRVGLYTSPHLKDFRERIKINGKMISQHDVVDFVEKYKSGFEKIKPSFFEITVGMAFCYFEKEQVDIAIIETGLGGRLDSTNVIKPLLSVITNISYDHQALLGETLEKIALEKAGIIKLKTPVVIGEMQAETRFIFSKVAIQHKSELFFADQKYKVKQALTKGTVAPVQVLDILQNGKSYLEKVELPLLGLYQHKNVCTVLQAIELLQQQSFIVTEKDIRAGIAKVIVQTDLQGRWQILGRNPLIVADTGHNEAGLKEVVKQLETTPHKKLHFVIGVVNDKDISKLLKVLPAKAIYYFCKAELPRALNEKELEAQAKKAGLKGKSYDSVYDALKAAKKNATKEDLIFIGGSTFTVAEVV, from the coding sequence ATGAATTACAAACAAGCGCTTGATTATTTGTATGCCAGCTTGCCAATGTTTCAACGCATTGGTGCTGCTGCTTATCGCGCAGATTTAACCAATACGGTTGCCCTGTGTAAGCTGCTAAAAAATCCTGAAAAAAAATTTAAAACCATACACATTGCCGGTACCAATGGGAAAGGCTCGGTTTCGCATTTGCTTGCATCCATCCTGCAAAGCGCCGGTTATCGAGTAGGTTTGTATACCTCCCCTCATTTAAAAGATTTTAGGGAGCGCATTAAAATCAATGGCAAAATGATTAGTCAGCACGATGTGGTTGATTTTGTGGAGAAATACAAAAGCGGTTTTGAAAAGATAAAACCTTCCTTTTTTGAAATTACCGTTGGAATGGCATTTTGCTATTTCGAAAAAGAACAGGTTGATATTGCCATAATTGAAACCGGTTTAGGAGGAAGATTAGATTCCACAAATGTGATTAAACCCTTGTTATCGGTGATTACCAATATTAGTTATGACCACCAGGCATTGCTTGGAGAAACTTTGGAAAAAATTGCACTTGAAAAGGCCGGAATCATAAAATTAAAGACTCCTGTGGTGATTGGTGAAATGCAAGCTGAAACACGCTTTATTTTTTCTAAAGTAGCGATTCAACATAAATCCGAACTATTTTTCGCGGATCAAAAATATAAGGTGAAACAAGCGCTTACCAAAGGAACTGTTGCTCCCGTTCAAGTGTTGGATATACTTCAAAATGGTAAAAGCTATTTAGAAAAAGTAGAATTGCCATTATTAGGCCTTTACCAGCACAAAAACGTTTGCACCGTTTTGCAAGCCATTGAATTGTTGCAACAACAATCCTTTATCGTTACTGAAAAGGATATTAGAGCAGGGATAGCGAAAGTGATTGTGCAAACCGATTTGCAAGGGCGTTGGCAAATTTTAGGACGCAATCCGCTCATTGTTGCAGATACCGGTCACAATGAAGCGGGCTTAAAGGAAGTGGTAAAGCAGCTTGAAACAACGCCTCACAAAAAGTTACATTTTGTGATTGGCGTGGTAAATGACAAGGACATTAGTAAGCTACTGAAAGTACTTCCTGCTAAAGCGATATACTATTTCTGTAAGGCAGAATTACCAAGAGCTTTGAATGAAAAGGAACTTGAGGCACAGGCCAAAAAAGCAGGTTTAAAAGGTAAATCGTATGATTCGGTGTATGATGCCTTAAAAGCCGCCAAGAAAAATGCTACAAAAGAGGATTTAATTTTTATTGGAGGCTCAACGTTTACAGTGGCTGAGGTGGTTTAA
- a CDS encoding TonB family protein has product MAQEEQNNNRIAALVGTLLFHGLLLLLFLLIVFKTPIPPFPDAGSPGIEVNFGTSDDGMGEVQPREATSLKNSQAPELTEEIKTKIEKLTAPVEEAVVTQETEDAPEVLKQKPATETVTKAVETPVKDIEPPKPVVNASSLYKGKSKSDGGSNGSEGETGKPGDQGSPDGSMDSKYHGPGGGHGDTPGANGPGGDGGGISYSLGGRKSQKIPIPEYTQQVEGRVVVEISVDKLGNVISAKPGVKGSTTTNSYLLEKAKQAALRAKFNAKPDAPDEQRGTIVYNFLLK; this is encoded by the coding sequence ATGGCTCAAGAAGAACAAAACAATAACCGCATTGCTGCGCTGGTGGGAACATTGCTGTTTCATGGCCTGCTTTTGCTTTTGTTTTTATTGATCGTATTTAAAACACCCATTCCTCCTTTTCCGGATGCTGGAAGTCCGGGTATTGAAGTAAATTTTGGAACTTCGGATGATGGGATGGGCGAAGTACAACCACGAGAGGCAACCAGTTTAAAAAACTCACAAGCACCTGAGTTAACAGAGGAAATAAAAACGAAGATTGAAAAGCTAACTGCCCCTGTTGAAGAAGCCGTGGTAACGCAAGAAACAGAAGATGCACCCGAAGTATTGAAACAAAAACCGGCAACAGAAACCGTTACCAAGGCGGTTGAAACTCCTGTTAAAGATATAGAGCCGCCCAAGCCTGTAGTGAATGCAAGTTCATTGTACAAAGGAAAAAGCAAATCAGATGGCGGTAGCAACGGCAGTGAAGGAGAAACCGGAAAACCCGGCGATCAAGGCTCACCTGACGGCAGCATGGATTCGAAATATCATGGACCCGGTGGCGGGCATGGAGACACCCCAGGAGCAAACGGCCCCGGTGGTGACGGTGGTGGAATATCTTACAGCTTAGGCGGCCGTAAATCGCAAAAAATACCTATTCCGGAATATACCCAGCAAGTGGAAGGGCGCGTGGTGGTAGAAATTTCGGTGGATAAATTAGGAAATGTAATTAGCGCAAAACCCGGCGTGAAAGGCTCTACGACTACCAACTCTTATCTTTTAGAAAAAGCAAAACAAGCGGCACTCCGCGCTAAGTTTAATGCCAAACCGGATGCTCCCGATGAGCAACGCGGCACGATTGTATATAATTTTCTTTTAAAATAA
- a CDS encoding biopolymer transporter ExbD yields MSLRRNKHRFAAEVGASSMSDIMFFLMLFFLIVSTLVNPSVIKLLLPKASSVQTMSKQQFTVDISKDKEIYLNNKPIAFENLEGQLRILISGVSEATIVLRVDNSLTVQDLVDVLEIGNKLKVRMVMAAKTTK; encoded by the coding sequence ATGAGTTTAAGGAGAAATAAACACCGCTTTGCCGCAGAGGTAGGCGCATCCTCAATGAGTGACATCATGTTTTTTTTGATGTTGTTTTTTCTCATTGTATCAACGCTGGTAAATCCGAGTGTAATTAAACTCTTGTTGCCCAAAGCCTCATCTGTGCAAACCATGAGCAAACAGCAATTCACGGTAGATATATCGAAAGACAAAGAAATTTATTTAAACAACAAACCCATCGCATTTGAAAATTTGGAAGGCCAGCTTCGCATTTTAATAAGTGGTGTTTCAGAAGCTACTATTGTGCTTCGTGTCGACAATTCGCTGACCGTGCAAGACCTTGTGGATGTGCTGGAGATAGGAAATAAATTAAAAGTGCGCATGGTAATGGCTGCCAAAACCACTAAATAA
- a CDS encoding MotA/TolQ/ExbB proton channel family protein, which translates to MLSSILLQITSTAGVAQDTLSKVANTAVAATTAALPPKEDSLSLLTLIMKGGYIMIPIGILSIISIYILIERYITIRKANKMEGNFMLTIKDYISTGNMTAAKAYCKSGNTPVYKMIEKGVNRIDKPIKEVESAIEGVGKLEVAKLEKNLNILGIIAGIAPMFGFIGTISGVIKIFYNISLADNISIGLISGGLYEKMITSAAGLVVGIFAYVSYHVLSMMVDSVVTKMETASVEFIDLLQEPAL; encoded by the coding sequence ATGCTTTCATCCATTCTTCTTCAAATAACAAGTACCGCAGGTGTTGCACAGGATACGCTCAGCAAAGTAGCGAATACCGCAGTTGCCGCAACTACAGCAGCTTTGCCGCCAAAGGAAGATTCATTGTCATTGCTCACCCTCATCATGAAAGGGGGCTATATTATGATTCCGATTGGCATACTTTCCATCATAAGTATTTATATTTTAATTGAGCGCTACATCACTATCCGTAAGGCAAACAAGATGGAGGGCAATTTTATGCTTACCATAAAAGATTATATCTCCACCGGAAATATGACTGCTGCAAAAGCTTATTGTAAAAGCGGAAACACCCCCGTTTACAAGATGATTGAAAAAGGTGTTAACCGCATTGATAAACCCATAAAAGAAGTGGAAAGTGCTATTGAAGGCGTAGGAAAACTGGAAGTAGCCAAGCTGGAAAAAAATCTCAACATATTGGGAATTATTGCCGGTATAGCACCTATGTTTGGTTTCATTGGAACGATAAGCGGGGTTATTAAAATATTTTATAATATCTCGCTTGCGGATAACATTAGCATTGGATTAATTTCGGGAGGTTTGTATGAAAAGATGATTACCAGTGCTGCCGGATTAGTTGTGGGTATATTTGCTTATGTAAGCTATCATGTGTTGAGTATGATGGTGGATAGTGTGGTAACAAAAATGGAAACAGCCAGTGTTGAATTTATTGATTTATTACAAGAACCTGCACTATGA
- a CDS encoding energy transducer TonB has product MKNLINASDNFTELLFEKRNKNYGAYILRKEYEQNLLKSFSTAMLSVLLFAGIFAVLNQKNAETILPLQKKEFEQIKIEIDLTYLNKTKVMPLAEKVHVAQSKSEANKDVVAEIKDDAPIVETIKPAEDLSAHSAVSTSGSTSELPAVLQTGASGSESAGGMGLGETTKNLAEIDIAPEFPGGIDKLMEFLSHHIVYPMQAKENGIKGTVYVSFMVDKNGKVKEVKIAKGLYSACDAEVMRVVNLFPPWKPGIYKGKNVNVVFSLPVKFELR; this is encoded by the coding sequence ATGAAAAATTTAATAAATGCTTCAGACAACTTTACTGAATTGTTGTTTGAAAAACGAAATAAAAATTACGGCGCTTACATCCTCCGAAAGGAATACGAACAAAACCTGCTTAAATCCTTTTCTACGGCTATGCTTTCAGTACTGCTCTTTGCAGGAATTTTTGCTGTTCTGAACCAAAAAAATGCCGAAACAATTTTGCCTTTGCAAAAAAAGGAATTTGAACAAATAAAGATTGAGATTGACCTCACTTACCTTAACAAAACAAAGGTAATGCCGCTTGCTGAAAAAGTGCATGTTGCACAAAGTAAAAGTGAAGCTAATAAAGATGTTGTGGCGGAGATAAAAGATGATGCCCCCATCGTGGAAACAATTAAGCCTGCAGAAGACTTAAGTGCGCATTCAGCTGTTTCAACAAGTGGTAGCACTTCCGAATTACCGGCAGTGCTTCAAACCGGAGCTAGTGGTTCAGAAAGTGCCGGGGGAATGGGTTTAGGCGAAACAACTAAGAACTTAGCGGAAATAGATATTGCACCTGAATTTCCGGGAGGAATAGATAAGCTTATGGAATTTTTATCGCACCATATTGTTTATCCTATGCAGGCTAAAGAAAATGGAATAAAAGGAACTGTTTATGTTTCCTTTATGGTGGATAAAAACGGAAAAGTTAAAGAAGTGAAAATTGCAAAAGGGCTTTATTCTGCCTGTGATGCAGAAGTGATGCGTGTAGTTAATTTATTTCCACCATGGAAACCCGGTATTTATAAAGGAAAAAATGTTAATGTGGTTTTTAGCTTGCCGGTAAAATTTGAACTCCGCTAA
- the surE gene encoding 5'/3'-nucleotidase SurE has product MNSKKPLILVTNDDGINAPGIRTLVSVMHEIGEVFVVAPDRPQSGMGHAITINSTLRIQKLSLDGKHTEYSCSGTPVDCVKMAINKLMPRKPDLIVSGINHGSNSSINVIYSGTMSAAVEGAIEDISSIGFSLCNHSIDADFSATKKYVKSICEKMLAENLPSGVCLNVNFPDVKAELIAGIKVCRQAKAMWVEDLEERHDPSGKPYYWLTGYFKDQDHKEDTDEWALKNNFISIVPVHIDFTAYSAIDKLKAWSLK; this is encoded by the coding sequence ATGAATTCAAAAAAGCCTTTAATTTTAGTAACCAACGACGATGGAATCAATGCACCCGGCATTCGCACGCTCGTATCGGTAATGCACGAAATAGGGGAGGTGTTTGTAGTTGCTCCCGATCGTCCGCAATCAGGCATGGGACATGCCATTACCATAAATTCTACCTTGCGTATTCAAAAATTGAGTTTGGATGGAAAGCATACCGAGTACAGCTGCAGCGGAACTCCGGTAGATTGTGTAAAAATGGCCATCAATAAATTAATGCCACGCAAACCGGATTTAATTGTTTCCGGAATTAATCACGGGAGCAATTCTTCCATCAATGTTATTTATTCAGGTACCATGAGTGCTGCGGTTGAAGGGGCTATCGAAGATATTTCATCCATTGGTTTTTCTTTGTGCAATCATTCTATTGATGCTGATTTTTCGGCCACAAAAAAATATGTGAAATCGATTTGCGAAAAAATGTTGGCCGAAAACCTTCCAAGTGGCGTATGCCTGAATGTAAATTTTCCGGATGTAAAAGCGGAGTTGATTGCTGGTATAAAAGTGTGTCGCCAAGCTAAAGCCATGTGGGTGGAAGATTTGGAGGAACGCCACGACCCAAGCGGCAAACCCTATTACTGGTTAACCGGATATTTTAAAGATCAAGACCACAAAGAGGATACCGATGAATGGGCACTGAAAAATAATTTTATTTCAATAGTTCCGGTACATATTGATTTTACAGCTTATTCAGCTATCGATAAATTAAAAGCATGGAGCCTGAAATAA
- a CDS encoding T9SS type A sorting domain-containing protein, which yields MSSLFKQYWKLVFGLLLTCLNVETFAAEIVLKSGNKSHVNLVVKNVCGYYGNIVVCNGSDTLSIPHSIGTVMGGSYTAFDSLQSFNKITTLEVEPEGIGPWFKKYLYVGDSTKIQKFYVDYPLANPYDTTQIYPQQFFYMDSITAFSSIGGFNYILKSTSVGPNFFVLDTSLTSNFASLHLNMLPKTMYCNYNQTVYITGEDALQHTKLSIISPSYTLLMDTVLPSYADNVKHLVLDFQNLTLVCSPGDSCINIVKYNLTTGALSIYLLLTNSGIHASEIVGTSLVYQPEIGNLGTNDEKKLFDFDLWNLNSNGPFLINKRLKLIKYPDSNPNVSFYPYINLVEESINPAKVYQYSVFNYLLIDSFSTSLNPDLFIGDFRCPVGIKEYDDSQVKFETFPNPASNLVNIESSGLICGRNYELDICDVEGKIKFKTSIHSKMTLSLPVETLAPGMYFIRIHTLKGIVIQKIIKE from the coding sequence ATGAGTAGTTTGTTTAAACAATACTGGAAACTGGTCTTTGGGCTGTTGCTGACGTGTTTAAATGTAGAAACTTTTGCTGCTGAAATTGTGCTGAAATCAGGCAATAAATCGCATGTGAATTTGGTGGTGAAGAATGTCTGTGGCTACTATGGGAATATTGTTGTTTGTAATGGAAGTGATACTTTAAGTATACCGCATTCCATTGGAACTGTAATGGGTGGTTCTTACACTGCTTTTGATTCTTTGCAGTCTTTCAATAAAATTACTACACTAGAAGTGGAGCCTGAAGGTATTGGACCTTGGTTTAAAAAATATTTATATGTGGGCGACTCCACCAAGATCCAAAAATTTTATGTTGATTATCCACTTGCGAATCCATATGATACAACTCAAATTTATCCGCAACAGTTTTTTTATATGGATAGTATTACCGCATTTTCATCAATTGGGGGATTTAATTATATATTAAAGTCAACTTCAGTAGGGCCAAACTTTTTTGTGTTGGATACTAGCCTTACCTCAAACTTTGCTTCACTTCATCTTAATATGCTTCCTAAAACAATGTATTGTAATTACAACCAAACTGTATACATTACAGGAGAGGATGCATTGCAACATACGAAGCTTTCTATTATTTCTCCCTCATATACACTGTTAATGGATACTGTGTTGCCTTCTTATGCGGATAATGTAAAACATTTGGTTCTTGATTTTCAAAATTTAACGCTGGTTTGTTCCCCAGGCGATTCATGCATTAACATAGTTAAGTATAACCTTACAACTGGTGCGCTTTCCATTTATTTATTGCTTACTAACTCAGGTATTCACGCCAGCGAAATCGTTGGAACATCTCTTGTTTATCAACCCGAAATAGGGAATTTGGGGACTAACGATGAAAAAAAATTATTTGATTTTGATTTATGGAACTTAAACTCTAACGGACCCTTTTTGATTAATAAAAGACTTAAGCTTATTAAATATCCCGATAGCAATCCGAATGTTAGTTTCTATCCGTATATAAATCTGGTGGAAGAATCCATAAACCCTGCGAAAGTGTATCAGTATAGTGTATTCAACTATTTATTAATTGATTCCTTTTCGACCAGTTTAAATCCAGACTTGTTTATTGGAGATTTTCGCTGCCCGGTTGGTATTAAGGAATACGATGATTCACAAGTTAAATTCGAGACTTTTCCCAATCCAGCTTCTAATCTGGTAAACATTGAAAGTTCGGGTTTAATTTGCGGGCGAAATTATGAGTTAGATATTTGTGATGTGGAAGGAAAAATTAAATTTAAAACAAGCATTCATTCCAAAATGACGCTGTCGCTGCCGGTTGAAACCTTAGCACCCGGAATGTATTTTATTCGGATTCATACCCTAAAAGGAATCGTAATTCAAAAAATAATAAAGGAATAA
- a CDS encoding 3'-5' exonuclease yields the protein MKLNLKRPIVFFDIESTGVDVAVDRIVEISFLKLFPDGKRESLTMKINPTIPIPLSSSLIHGIYDKDVVDALTFKDLAKQFSAFLTNCDLGGYNSNKFDIPILAEEFLRAEVDFDLKGRSMVDVQNIFHQMEQRTLKAAYKFYCGKELIGAHGAEADINATYDVLLAQLAKYENVEIENKAGKKVIPVVNDVKALHDFTMTNSNADLAGRIIFDEQGREVFNFGKHKGKAVVDVFKSEPSYYSWMMNSEFPLYTKKVLTAIKLREMNTK from the coding sequence ATGAAACTAAATTTAAAGCGACCTATAGTATTTTTCGATATTGAATCCACCGGTGTAGATGTTGCGGTGGATAGGATAGTTGAGATTTCATTTTTAAAACTCTTTCCGGACGGAAAACGCGAGTCGCTTACTATGAAGATTAATCCTACCATCCCAATACCACTGAGCTCTTCACTTATACATGGAATTTATGATAAGGACGTTGTGGATGCGCTTACTTTTAAAGATTTGGCAAAACAATTTAGCGCATTTTTAACCAATTGCGATTTAGGTGGTTACAATTCAAACAAGTTTGATATTCCCATTCTTGCTGAAGAATTTTTACGGGCTGAGGTTGATTTTGATTTGAAAGGAAGAAGTATGGTGGATGTGCAAAACATATTTCACCAAATGGAACAACGCACTTTAAAAGCAGCCTATAAGTTTTATTGCGGAAAAGAACTGATTGGTGCGCATGGCGCTGAAGCGGATATTAATGCAACCTATGATGTATTGTTAGCACAATTGGCAAAATATGAGAATGTTGAAATTGAAAACAAGGCCGGTAAAAAAGTTATTCCTGTGGTGAACGATGTGAAAGCCTTACACGATTTTACCATGACCAACAGCAATGCAGATTTGGCCGGTAGAATTATTTTTGATGAGCAAGGCAGAGAAGTATTTAATTTTGGCAAACACAAAGGCAAAGCAGTGGTGGATGTCTTTAAATCAGAACCCTCTTATTATTCGTGGATGATGAATAGTGAATTTCCACTCTATACTAAAAAGGTGTTGACTGCAATAAAATTGAGGGAAATGAATACGAAGTAA